Within the Anoplopoma fimbria isolate UVic2021 breed Golden Eagle Sablefish chromosome 21, Afim_UVic_2022, whole genome shotgun sequence genome, the region GAGCTACATCAGACAAAAATAGTTATTGAGAGCAATCTAATACATATAGATACAAAAGTGAGGCCATAGCATTTAGGCGTTTACCACTTTTTATTATGGGTCATCTAATACAGACCACATGTAATATGTTTACTGTCAACATTAGTTTAAAAACAAGAGGATAAATTGCATTTTGCAATATGATATGACACATTTATGcagtttctccttttttaaaatgtcatgagACACACTTCTCCCTGGTTCACTCAACAATAACTGAGGAAGAATCAAAGTCTTGTTTGCAGATTAAACTGGAATACACAAACGTATTCAGAATATGCTAAAGGTGTGCTGAGGGGTAACGTGACCATCTGCATTGACACAGTTGGACAAATTCATGACATGTGCCAGGGTCTTCACAGACAGTCACTGTGAGGCCTCTGCAGTTAAACAGCACCACGTTGTTATTGACTTGAGGGTTTCCTGTCGTGAGAGGATGAAGACGACACTACAAGGCAGGAAAATGAAAGAACATTTCTCTGTGGTCTCACCTGAATTCAGCAGGTAGGCTGCAGTAGTCTGGGGGCTAACCTCAGTGACCACAATAAcactgggttttgtttttttacagtaaacGTGTGAGACTATAGGTATCATGTACTTTGTGATGTTCCTCTCTTATGTCTTTGTTCATCTGTCTTTCCCCCCTCGTCTTTCTATGTGTCAGTAGACATACAGTATCATTTGATAGCGatgttattacatttattttgcaactCTTCACCAATGTTACATCTGAATGTAATGACTCGTACTTTTGATTGTGGGTCCTTGAGCTTTCAAAGGTACAAtgtgtaacattacattacattacattacagtcatttagcagacgcttttatccaaagcgacttacaatcagtagtatattacatatcattcacccattcacacactgatgacaggctaccatgcaaggtgccaccatcagactctaactaacattcatgcaacatccagtccacaccgatggcaagccttcgggagcaacttggggttaagtgtcttgcccaaggacacatcgactgccgaagccgggtatcgaaccaccgaccctctgattggagaactaccttgctctccactacgccacagccgcccgtaACATCTGGCCACATGTTCCAAACAAATAGTGAGCAtcatttcacctctactactCGGCCCATAATCTGCATTTACAGTCATCAGtcttaagaaaaagaaaaaagccaacTACTTACTAATAGCAGGGcaaggaaacacaaaatgtgacCAAACTGCTGGAACTCTGAGAGCTGAAATAACACTGTTATCTTATAATCTTCATGTCTGGCATCACGTTGTTGTGCACTatagatgtttttatttgattaaattgGCACAGACAAGAAAACAGCttgtattttagttttgtgtgtgtcaagtcaattcaactcaattcaattcaatttattttgtatagcccaaaatcataaatcacaaatttgcttcagagggcttcacaatctgtacacatacaacATCTTCTGTCCCAGGACCCTCTCATCggtacaggaaaaaaaaaaaaaataaaaatagcctttaacagagagaataaaatgaagaaacttTAGgtagagcaacagaggagggacaggatggacagaagtgcaatagatgtcatgtgttcaaactgaacaacataacagagttacaacacattcaatccATGTGATATAAATGATTCacataataagagtagtaagcagaataatgatggaAATATAACAGCTACTATTAATAACAACATCAGTGGATATAGTagaataatattgataataatagaataatactGATAGCAGCCCTCTGCTCCTGAATGCTTTGGGTGGGTTAAATGTTAAAGGTTTTGTGATGTTTACTTACATGTGGTATAATGAGACAGGACGGGTCAGGCctgctggttagcatgctcatttcagtagaaatctctgcaacacaatacattgACGTCTTTCACATAacacatatgtatttatgtctACTGTTTCTACTAAACTTGCCATTGCACTTctgattaaataaacatgaagttTGTTTGATTTGCGTCATGGAGATAACACAACCAGCCGTAATGCCAACGTCACTTCTCACCATTGAAGTTTTGTTTTGCCTAATGTCAGATTTACATCAGATTGATGTGTGCAGTTTCTGTTTGGATGTGTCATGAATCTTTTATTATGTGACACGGCTCATTGCCCTCAGCTCACCCGTCACAGAGACATGGATGGAAAGGCCACAAATAAGAATGAGGGTTTGAAAGTTTCAACAACATTGTTGCCCAAGCATTAACTGATCTATTTCTGCTTTCTATCTCTGACAGTAGAGAGATGTTTTGCCAGTGCATAATCTATTTTGATGGTCAGATCATATTCAAATCTACtttggtttagtttattttttccattggTTTCCATTGGTTTAGCTAGCGTTATAATGTGGTTTACTTTGACTGATGTGTGAAGAGCATTGTTGATGTGAAACTGTTCAGTGTGCCCCTTGAAAAGGTGTACAGTTAGCCTCAGTACCAACTGGTATAaggtactctctctctctctcttggagGGCTTTGGAGTGGAGGGAGTCTATAGGCACTGGATTTAaggtatttaaaacatttgagtgCTCTCTTTTAAATCAGTGCATTCTGCTCTACATgcatttgtcagtgtttttctataaatgtgtaaaatgaatCCACAGAATTCTGCATGTAAAGATTCTGTTGGATGTTTGGCCCAACGAGTAAAGCTAAGATGACTGAGTGGACCCCATACTTTACTACCTACAGCGCCATAGATAGCGAcaatgattacattacattacagtcatttagcagacgcttttatccaaagcgacttacaatcagtagtatattacatatcattcacccattcacacactgatgacaggctaccatgcaaggtgccaccatcagactctaactaacattcatgcaacatccagtccacaccgatggcaagccttcaggagcaacttggggttaagtgtcttgcccaaggacacatcgactgccgaagccgggtatcgaaccaccgatcctctgattggagaactaccttcctctccactacgccacagccgcccaatgatattgtcaaatattttaaaCCAGATTTTAATTGGAATTTAGACACTTAAAAATGCtctcttaaagggccagtgtgtttGAACTTCTTCCATGTGCTGTGCCAAGCGAGCAAAGAGGCGGATGgccctctctagagccagtgtttggtttgtccgttcagAACGTAGCAGACTCCGTTAAGAGGACCAGCTTCATCCCTAGTTATAAACGGCTCATTTTAAGGTAATATTATATACCGTGTCTGCCAATAAATGCTACTTATTGGTCCTATATTTGTATTCAAGCCTTTTCTTTTAGTGTATTCATTGCCTTGTTGAAACTCCCCAATGCTGTTATTGTTATACCAAGGTAGGTTTAACTGATACTGTAATGTTCAATGATTATTTATGGTAAACTGGTGTTTATTCTCCTGATATTTTGGGTCCTTGCATTAGGCTTTGAAATTCCCTGGCACAGTTCAGACAAGTAATAACTTCTGCTAACTTGTGCGTTGGATTTCATATAGATTTTGCGCCTTTTACCTTTAAGAAACAATCTCTCCAAGGATTCAGTTTGCCTCTTTTTGATGTTGCTGATACTGAAATCCGGTGTCTTGAAAGTTGTGGCTGAATAGGGAAAGTTTTTCAGTTAGTGACACATGTCTGTCTCTGAGCTACAGCCGTTGTGAGGAGATTGTGGGAAACctctttcatttcagtttgaatAGGCATCCGTTGGCATCCACTGTGAAACTGCCAAGTCATAGCCAGACAAGGTTCAACAGTTAAAAGTGTCGGCACAGACGATGGCACAGACGGTCGACAGGAGGATGTCTAGTCAGATCGAAAAAATAGTAGATTGAACAGGCCACATTTAAGTGTGTTTCACACCGCACTAAATACGTTACACCACTGAAAGCGCTCAAATACTTTCCCATGTATAGTAGATATAAACTGTCTATGTCATCACTTACCACGGCTTTCGCTTAGTAGTATGTGCTCGAAATGACTGTTAAAAGTTGACCCCTTCTTTTGTGCAGAAAAGCAATCAAGAAATCTGCAGCatgcttttgtcatttttaattgatttttttttctgtgaaaatcTAAATTACAATAGTTCTTTTAATTCAGTTACAGCAGCACACGACAAATACATGATGGAAAGAATGTAAGAAtccaaacacttaaaaaaaagtatatatacacaaatatacagtttatacaGGGACTCCAGAAAAGTTGTCATTGTGACCGTTAGAATATGAATGTAAACtccaaatcattttttgcttTCAAAGTAGTACATGTAATCGTTGCTCTGTTAGTAGCAAGTAATGCTTGTGAACAAAAGTAGATATGATTAAGTTGAACTAGGCTCAGGTCTCTGGCCTTTATATGGAAAGGGCAGGGGTAGTATCAGTGTCTGACATGATAGAGGGACGTTTGGGAACTGCCTGTATTTTAGTGAGCCCTCCTATGCCCAGACTGCCAACACACATCTTCACAATCCTCAGGAGGTCTTGTCTGAACCGCACTCCAATGAAGACGTACAGGAACGGGTTCAGGCAGGCGTGAGTGTACGCCAGGCTCTTGGCGATCTGTCCGGCTACATCGAACCGAGTTACAATGTCACAGTTGGTGATGGTAGTATTAGCTGCCTGCATGGCCTCCATTATCAGCAGACCGTTGTGAGGCAGCTGAGAGAGAACGAACAcaaacaccacagcaaagaTGACACGTAGGGCTTTATGCTTTTCGAAGCTCTTGGCCTGCAGAAGTGTGCGAATGATGACTGAGTAACAGAATAACATGACtagcagagggaggaagaagccCACGCAGATCTGCAGGGCCAGAACCAGGATCTTCGTCCGGTTGTACGCGTTGTTCCAGTAAACCAGAACGCAGAAGGACTGCCCGCTTCGGTCCGTCTTCACCTGGGCAAAGATGAACTCAGGGAGGGCCAGGAGAATGGAGACAGACCAGACACCCAGACAGGCCAGTTTGCTGTAGAACAGCCTCTTTTTCTTCAGGTTCTGGGCCTTGGTGACTTGTACGATGGCAATGTAGCGGTCTACGCTAATGCAGGTGAGCAGGAGCATGCTGCTGAAGAAGTTGATTTTATAGACGGCTGACACCATTTTGCAAAGACTGATGCCGAAGTCCCAGCCCTTGATGGCATCGACAGCCCAGATGGGCAGCATGCACAGGAAGAGGAGGTCAGCCACAGCCAGGTTCAGCAGGTACACGTCAGTCATGGTTTTCAGGCGGTGGCGCACAGTGGTGTAGATCCAAACCACCAACAGGTTGCCCACGGCGCCAAGGAGGaagatgatccagaagagagGTGGTTCGAACTGCCCGCGAAAAACCCTGACCCAGCTTCTGTTACAAATGCCTGAGTTTTGAGTCGGCCCTGAGCCATAGTAGTCTGGGTAGTCAGACGAGTCCTGcaatggaaaacagaaaaactgattAGCTGATGCAATattaaagaatgttttttttgcggCAGAGAGTGGTACTTTACtttgtactttacatgagtGTTTACATGCTCCAATACAcctttactccactacatctcagaggcaaatattgcaCTTCTTATTCcagtaaatgtatttgataCCTTTGGTTACTACTTACATAGCAGACTCCttctaataataaataaaatcaaatgaagTATAATGCTTTATTATGGTTAAAGATAACTTAATTGATCCATTGGTGAAATTCACAAGCTACTTagcagtatatatattataattctGCTTGATGACCACTACATTTTTGTACTTCAAGTACATCTTGATGCTACTAAATTTTACTTTTCGACttacttttaattaagtaaaacatctaagtacttcttccaccactgccttttttttctaacttttcatttcctgtccttGTTTCCCAGCTCACACACCGTTGTTTCACAACATAACATGTTTCTAGTGAGGATACAGTGATATGACATCAAAAGCTGTCTGTGACGTACACGCTAACCATAGTGCAGGTGTTGTGTCAGCGCAGGAGAAACCACACTACTGCACAACTTCCTGCTGCTATTCAAGCCTATGGACGGGGGTAATCTTGAGGGGCTCCAGAAAGGGGCGAGCAGAAGAACTCGGTACCCCAGAAGCATCAAGTTTAGATTTAGGGCAGAGATAAACAGCCTGGGAAGCAGAGGTTTAGGTTTTCTCAAACAATGGAAAATTTGATGCTATTGCAGCTGTGAATGTGGCATTTGAGTATCCTACAGCTGTGTGCTGTAGATACATCTACTGCACTTCAAAAACGCATCTTACCAAGTATTTTTTGCCTAATTACTAGTCAACATATCTCAAAACACTTGATACGAGACACAATCACCTAACAAGTAACATTGCATTGAGACGGGACTTGCTTTTAGACATTGCatcttgaaaaaacatttttttaaacattagaGGCTTATGACCCCACATGACATTTTCTTATACTACTGATATAGCTCGATAGGATTTCCCCCAGCTAATTCTAAGAtctgtttattaattaaaaggCCTCAATATTCCATCTTATTTCACAAAATCTTACAAAGAATTTTCGCTTGGCAGATGTTTTTGAATTATTACAAGCAATCATAACACCTTGTATTCATcgttttttacatttatattcaaatatgtctttttttttcagtgtgtacCTGGGCATGaacataacattaaaacaatatctaatatatcatatttaataaacagcACTGACATGGCTTTGTTCACACAGCAACCTgagtttacatttttccatATGGTGTTCTTTAAAGTCATACTGTAAATactacaattcaattcaattcaattcagtttattttgtatagcccagaatcacaaattacaaatttgcctcagagggctttacaatctgtgcacatgcgacatcctctgtccttccctcacatcggcacaggaaaaactcccctaaagaATGAACAAACATCgagacacacatgcaaattTGTTTCCCTATTAGTGATCGGGAGTAGTCAGCACCATCAGTGTCACCTTTGTTTTACTTCAGcctttttaatgaaacagaCTACAACATTTTCTATATCactgtttcattgtttttcacAGGTATCGTGGCAACAGATAATTATCTCAGATTAATACTTACAGTATAATCAGTTCCATCATAATCAGTTGCTGTGGTCGTATAAGTTGTAAATGTATCTTCCATGGTATCTACAAAGAACAGCAGGATATTAATATAACAcacttgtaaaaatgtttgaaataaagaaataaaataaaatattaatggtTAAATGTAAAATGCCCCGTGCATCCTCTACAGCAGTAGAGTAGTGCAACAAATCACTTACCCACTGAGTGATGAGACGAAGGGAACAACCTCTCTGTCacagttctgtttttttgtctgggtACTCACATTGACAACCAGACACATCTTCACATGCTTATATGGTTTCCCTTTAACCACATGGATCACGTGCTGAATCACTCCAATCTCCATCCCCTTCTCAGTctgcagacaaaaaacaacacacgaCCATTTGTGCTGTAGATTTCTTACCCTAAATACAGCTATGTATAATATACGCATTGAATTGAAAGATGACGTGTTTCCTCGTATGATCTTTGAACAGTGGCGACAGTGTGCTGGTTTCATAGGGAAGTTGTGACTTTTAGACTTAACACACCGAACCGTGGCCATCAAAAGAGAACCAAAACAATGCACCCACATTCCTTTCACAGTCGATTAAGTTTTATCAAGTCAAAGCCTGTTTTTGACACACTGTGTTCACAGGTGGAGCACTTAGTACCACAGATGAGTGATACATGAAACTGAAAACCATGAGGTGTGATTGAAGATCACATCTGGAGGTGATACACAATGTTGAGATGTTGTAAGCCCCGTTGTTACATAGCACTTCTGGCTAAAGTCTAAAGCTCAGGCAGTGTGGCCTAAAATGACTGTCTAAGCAACCATTATCTTTCTttgaagaagacatttttgagGGAAGTCTTTTTGAGAGTTTCCATTTTATTAGAAATTTCTATTTCAAGCCAGCAGTGACACAAAATCCTCTTTTATCATGAGATAAAAGTCCCCAACTTGTTAAACTTAAACAACTTTGAAGGAACAAATTGACCTTTTGGgaaattgttttctgtctggCTGTTGGATGAAAATATCAATAATTTGTCTGAACAgtaaatatttcccaaaatgtcaaactatgcCTTTAACCTGGATTTGAGTTTGTTCCATCCAGGTTAAATTAAACTATAAGTCCGGCTCATACAGTGCCAAAccctgcaaaaataaataaatacaatagcCGGATTTCACATGTCAGTTGCTGCCAAGTTAAAAGGAACTCATGTGACGTGTTTCTAAAAAACAAGAGCCTTGTGTGAAGAGAGGGAAATGCAAAGTTCACTGGTATTACAGTTTTGGGAAATGAATATCATGACAAATAGTCACATTGTTGACCACACTGGTACAAAACACGACAAGGTAGAAAGTCCCCGTGATACCAAATGCATAACATGAAACCCAAAATAAgctgagttttaaaaaaacaaaacagcaatgagatggttttaaaaatctttattaaTCAAGAGAAGtgtttaaatcagtttttctgGTTGTTTCCTGTGAGTGTCTTCTAACTCATGCGGGGCCGTTTTGGCCCTTGTGAAGGACACGAGTGAGGCGCTATCTTCTCTCAGTTTCACTTCCTGGCCTGATATCACTTTTAGGCTATTCTGAGAGTGGATGCAGAGCGTGGGGGCCATCAGCtcttcagcttttctttttcttcaaattgCATTTCTCGGTTTTGCTCACGGCGAGGCAGAGGGAAACGGCTGTGTCATGACCAGATGAGCGTTCTCCTTCTGGAAACAAGCTGTTGAAGAAAGTGGTAGACTGAGAGGTTTCACTTGCACAGCATCGCTAACTGCAGATGTGCTGTTGACTTCATTGTTCTGATCTGTGACCCATTAAAAAGCAGCGTGTGACATACAGTCGCAACTTCTTTCCCCTCGTAGAAACAAATAGAAGACAATGCAGCATCAGATCCCAAGCTGACGATTATAGATACATAATGAGGCATTTTGATCTTTGCAAATAGACTTTTATTAAGTTGGAAACTGATTTTAACTGGACGATATACTTAACTGCTTGTTCTGACTGAGATATTTCATATTCTGTCTTTGCAGTAATGTAACAAATGGAAACTTGAAAAAATAGCCTTCCCTTATGTTCATTCAATGACTTTGCATCCTTCTCTCATAACTTTGCAAAGCTTTTTTATTTGGAGAGAAAACTTGTGTCACCAATTGGATTTGACTAAGCACTTATGATCTCACAGTCACGTGTGAATAATACTGGCAGTAATTACAATCATCTGTTACACAGTCACAATGGCAAGGTCACGAAACATACATATATGACAGAAAGAGGGGGAATTCTTCAACAGATCAACCTTTACTGTCCCTTTCATTCTACATAATATAACCTCCTGATATATATGTAGTTTTCAGTGATTTAAAAGCTTCTTAAAAAGAGTCATTCGCTTGACAGTTCTCTAAATGCTCGGGTGGTGAACATTCTGTGGCTTAAAGTAGTttcaaagcagagaaaaagtTTCAAAGCCGTGAATTAGTCACCAGTATGGTACGATGAAAACAGTGTGGTTTTAGCTTCTTATCAAGTTGCGATGCATGATGATGGTAAAGAGGAAAGCCTTTGTCCGTCTGATTAGAACAGCATTCTGTATATTACACTCTCAGCTATCGTGTCATCTCATTTGAAAGTCACGTAGACAAGTTTCACAAATAGTGttggttttcatttaaaataactgTCCCCTGGGGTAGAAAGAAAGAGGTTTGCGTGACATGATTTGCATGAGCTGATGTTTCTGAGGTGAGGATATGCTGACTCAAACCTGAAATCAGTGAGATCAACACTCACTAACTGTTCACATAGTGCACTGCGTATTTTAGATACCAAGCCATATATGATGTTGAACATGATGATGACACCTCTCaagttgtatttttatgtgCCAACAAATGTTATACGGTATACGGTATGCTGTAGATATGCTGTTTCATAGAATAGTATCTACCAATTAGACAAAACAATGAGCAATCATTCTCAGATGTGACTGAAATGTTTTATCCGTTAATCTTGATCTGTGCCACTTTTTTTGCAAGTTGCACTTTCAGATTATCAAAAGATCCTCACATAACCTTTTCATAACTTTAATAACATGCCTCCTGACTGGCATGGGCCTCTGGCACAACCCACATGGACATGGCCGAGGCCTTGTGGTCAGGAAGTACAGCTGAGGAGCCAGTGGGTGAGTCACAAAGATGGAGGCAGACAAAAAAGATCTGTGGGGGAAAATATTCTATCTGTTCGGGCTTTGCAGTTCATCCTTGACCTTTGAAACTACTAAAGGTCCATACGTTTAACTGTATCACAAAGTCTGCATtctacttttgaaaataaagagGTACTAATGGTATAATACTGGTACTGGGGTCACTGGAGACCATATACTGTAACTTTGGATGTACAGCTGCCATGGTTGGCTCAATTGACAATTACGCAACAGTGGTAAATAGTTAAACATAGTGTAACAATAGCACGGGATGAGAAGAGGCATCAAGTCCATTATATAGCTGAATGTATTttaagtttgctaacattagaCACTATAAGGATAAGGTCATTAACCATGAGGGGATTATGCGcttggaggtgtgtgtgtgtgtgtgtgtgtgtgtgtgtgtgtgtgtgtgtgtgtgtgtgtgtgtgtgtgtgtgtgtgtgtgtgtgtgtgtgtgtgtgcgtgcgtgtgcgtgcgtgtgcgtgtgtgtgtgtctgtccacagcttaTCTTGAAGACTGCTGGATCCATCAGCCTGATATTGATTCAGCttatttatgactgtatgctgAAGGACCTCTTGTTGTGGTGATTCAAAATTGATACCGTCATTGACTGGTGACTCCTCATTCCACTTAACTAACTTGTAGGGTCCGTAAACATATGCTGCGGTTTGGAATCCTGGTTCTGCAAGGGGTTAGGCATTGATCCTCTCCAGATTTGGTAAAACAAttatgttgtgtatttattaaatgaaactTTACGGCAGTGGTCGGGAATCTGAACTTTACTGAGTGCACTTTTTTAGTTTTGCCTACGAATTTAGCCTAACATTCTGCAAGGGGAATAAAGTGTTATTTCttttgtatgtacagtacatagTGTCActttaagtaagtaagtaaacaTACCATATACTGTACAGTctgtgtctgcttttttttataaagctcTTTGATACTGATATTTAAGGAAATGTTAAAACCCAAGAAGACGCCAGCTTTTTGGCCACACAATATGGATTTGTAATGAAGGACCCAAAGATTAAATCTATCCCACCATCTTTGTTTCTAAACACCATACATCACTCTGGACATCACCTTAAATTCAAAAACTTGTGTTATTTCTCCTCAAGCAGACGTTTACTTGGTGATTCTGGAGAAAAACTCATCAACAGGAGTTTTTGTCTTGCTAGTGAAACTGAGAAAAGCCCTTTGATAGCATGTCACTAAGCAGGAAGCTACTGTGAAAAGGTAAAACACTCTGACATGTATTAACAGTAGCCCCATATTGTGGGAAAGTACCGCCGCCGTCACTGCTGTCAGAAGTGCAGAAAATGAGTTTGGTACCAAGAGACACATGCTACCACTTCCTGTGTACCTGCttgctgtgatttatttcaTGCACTGATACACAACTGTTCAGCATTTGCATCCAAACCTGAAATTATGAGCAGCTTTCCCATGACGGTTTCTCCTTTTAATGCTTCTAATAGAGAACAGATGATTGCACGCAAATGTAAATTCACATGCATAAGCACACAAATGCAATTAAAGGGTTGataaaaaatgacacatctttgcatgcatgcatcacCTTAAAAAGCTGTTATGTTTTGACAGCAGATCAAACAGGTTTTAAAGAATACAGTTTTTGACCACGTGTGTTTTCTCATGTGCattcccccctccccctttttaCACCCTGAATACAACTCATACACATGATGCAAAACCAACGCGAGTTTAACTCAGGACAGACTGTGGCTTTCACTGAGAGTTTCACTGAAAACAACAGGGGGGGGTTGATGTTTCATTGGCTTGGTTGGATTGGTTAACACAACCAATGCAAATACAAGGAGGTCCTTCTCAACGCGCTACAAACAGCTGAGGAAGCGTACGAAGTAACTAATATGTTGAATTGAACAAGTGCGGTTGATAAAGTGGTATGCTAATTTAGAGTTTTGATGCATTTGACAATCACTCGTGACCTTCTGTGGTTTCTTGATGTTGAACTGGTTCATGTGAGGGGTAGagttcttttttctcattttactAAATCGGTCAATCTGTCTGATTCAGCCAGCACTGAGTTATACAGAACCACTTAAGAAACCATCATAATAAAAGCCCTGTGTACTGTAGTGAAAATGCATGCAGCAGTACCTGACAGCTCAGGCCTTGTCTGTTTTGACCttgacacatatatatatatttaagtttagTGTGTCCAAGGACAATTATTGCAAGTTATCCTCTttataatggaaaaaaatccattaaaaaacatcttccttcttttgtacatttctgtctctttgttgctGAAGTCACAGTTCATACTCCGCTCCACCCTGTCTGCATCCACCTGTATC harbors:
- the ccr9b gene encoding C-C chemokine receptor type 9, which produces MEDTFTTYTTTATDYDGTDYTDSSDYPDYYGSGPTQNSGICNRSWVRVFRGQFEPPLFWIIFLLGAVGNLLVVWIYTTVRHRLKTMTDVYLLNLAVADLLFLCMLPIWAVDAIKGWDFGISLCKMVSAVYKINFFSSMLLLTCISVDRYIAIVQVTKAQNLKKKRLFYSKLACLGVWSVSILLALPEFIFAQVKTDRSGQSFCVLVYWNNAYNRTKILVLALQICVGFFLPLLVMLFCYSVIIRTLLQAKSFEKHKALRVIFAVVFVFVLSQLPHNGLLIMEAMQAANTTITNCDIVTRFDVAGQIAKSLAYTHACLNPFLYVFIGVRFRQDLLRIVKMCVGSLGIGGLTKIQAVPKRPSIMSDTDTTPALSI